From the genome of Pleuronectes platessa chromosome 12, fPlePla1.1, whole genome shotgun sequence:
ATGAGATGGCTAATTTTGGGCATTATCACATAGCCAGGCAGGTTTGTTTTAAACTTCAGTAAAATCCTTCCAATGGTGTTTCCAAGACAGATCAAGGTCTTGGAAATCTTcatataacatttgttttttgagaTGATTAGAAAATATCTTCGCTGAGCTTTTGTGAAAGCTCCTGAGTCTTTACCATGGCTGCAACACAACACCCACATCTCTGGGTGAACCACTTCTTAATCCAACATAAGTTGAAGCAGGTTTTAAAATGAGCAATATTATAAAGAGGTTGAATAACTCACATGGCAGTTTTAACAGTAATGTATTTCTTAAGGTTGAAGGCAATCGATTGATCGATCgatcgatcaatcaatcaatcgatcgaatcttatttgtatagcccatattcacaaatcacaatttgtctcaaacCTTGAGCATTCCTCCTACTGGAGCCATGGAGGAGAAATGTGGTGTAAATGAGAAAGGACACCTGAAGGCAGAAAATCTGGCATCAAGCATTAAATTAACAACTGTTTCATCACTATGTCCTAAAACCACTCAGCATTGTTCAGTCTCTTTCCAGTCAGCGGTCATGTACATTGTTAGGGCAAGTAATTCTCTGTATATTTCTTCTTTCATTGTTGCCTCAGTCTGTGCTGTTGAATCGTTCCTTCAGTGTGTTGCTGCTTCCCCACATTTTTCTTAAAGTTGAACTTGTGTTCCtccaggcagaggcagaggttCAGGTGGATGCAGTGGCTCCAGGACAGAAGGTTCTGCTCATTGATGACCTTCTAGCAACTGGAGGTATTCTCTGATTATATCTGCTCTGACACTACGTACAATCTGAATATGAATATTTctataaattaaacacaaaacTGTGAGAATGGATGAACATTGGCCTGAAATTATCTGGAGGGACTGTATGTTAAATTCTGGTACCATAGACATCTTCTGAAACTTTTTCTGTCAGCCCCCTAGTAAAATATCTACAAACTGTCCAAAAAAGTAGGCGTGTTGATTGATTTCTACCACGCAAAAGCTGCAAAACggaaaaaaagaatataaatatcacaGGATGAAAAGGAGGAGCTATACATTTGTACACTGacaaagacgtcaacttggaaagacgagtGAGAAGGGCCGACACCTCTGTCATTGTGGGCTACACAAAAGCACAGGGCTTTCCACAGCAAAATTAATATGTAAGGTTCtgaaaatgtttctgttgtggGTAACACGTTTTACCAGGGGCAGATCTCTGCTCTGCAGGAGAGAGTTGAAGAAATGGAAGATTTCAGCTGCAGGTAGATTCTCCAGAGAGCAGCCACAATGAGGTTGAGTGAGCTGGAGTTTatcaaggagaagaagaagcttgtATTTAGGGTCAATGCAGTTTAACATCTGTATTTTCAGATATAGAGTGATTCCTTCGACATTGATGTCATTAATAAAAGGACACCTTGACTTTTGCATGATTTATCCGACATCCAGTTCATAGTCATTTCCTGATTCGTCTTTCTTATGACAAAGGTATCAACCATCTGTAAATTAAACgtaaaataataatgtattcAATTACATCTTTTGCGATTTCGTGAAAACAACCTCAGAGAGATTAAATCATTGGCACAGAGATGGGAATTTTTCACGAGCAATGGGAAGTAGCTAAAATAGTATTGCTAAAGACCCTGGTATAATGGACAAATTTAACACATTCGTAACTCTTTGCTTCAGAGAGTTATTAATGGCAACCAATTTATTGAGCCCTTAGTCCGATGATCCCACTTTACTTTAAGAAATCACCTGAGAGACGCCTACAAGCAGAGAAGTACATATCGTGTATTTAATAATGCGGTTGCATTTACCCAGTTCAGTCTGGGTAAAAGCAGTGTGAAATAAAGTTCAATCTACCGAGCAGCAGTAGGAACTCTAATGTGTGGATTACAGTTGTGTGGGGTTGGACCTCCAAGAATTGAATCATGCTGAAGATGACACCAGAATGTTTCCCCCCCCACTTTCAGCCTGACCAGAATGTTTTAGGATCATGGAAGAACATTGGCTGAGTGATGTCAAGTCATTTaaaaagctgtttgtttttatttctgtgtgtgtgtcgcaggGACAATGTATGCAGCCATTCAGCTGATGAGGAAGCAGGAGGCTGAAATTGTGGGCTGCATGGTGGTCATCGAGCTCAAAGAGCTCAACGGCATTGACAAGCTCAAACCCCACAGTGTGTTCTCCGTGGTTCAGTACTGAGGACACTTCAGCCGCCGCACTGGAAACAGGAAAGACACAGTTTTACAACCAGTAGGTGACTGTGTCTGCTCTAGTAAAACCAGAAACAGCAACTGCACTTCCGCTCAATTTTTTTAGAGTTTTAACTTCAACCATATTTGGTTTTCTATTTTCGTCAGAGATATATCATGCATGCTTTGGGGATGACAAAGGTGACAAGGAGACAAATTGGTTTCCATGGTTCCTTCAGGTGTCTTGGAATGTCTTCAATTTTTCGGTTCCCCTCTGGGATCATGCCCTGTTCCCCCGTGTGCCAAAACTGGAAGAAGCAGTTatagatggagggagggacTGATAGAAAGGTATACCATTTACTGTGGCATATTAAATGACCACAGGTTAACGCTTGTGGATAATTTAAAGACTTAAAAGTCTCTACATCTTAATGTTTGTGCAACGAGCGTGTATTTGCTGGACATGAGTTCAGCACTGACAATTATTCCAGTATATTGAATTATTTTATCAAAGAAAAATGGCCCATTTCAATTCAGGTAAAAGCTAAAGGAAAGTTGAGGGCAAATAAAAATATCTCAGATTGTTGATCAGGATGCTCTATTTAAATCCATCGTGTGCTGATAGTTGACCTATGACCACCATTCTCTCTTCTGTTGCACCTTTCATGTGTTCAGCTTTGTCCTTTTCTCTTTGCATCACCAATGGATTTATTCCGTGacagaataaaattaataatgaaaagcaAAGGAGTTGTATTGCTTACCCTGCATGTGCAAAGGTGAATGCAGTATTATGCTGACATGAAAATGTCATTCCTGCCATACGATCATAAATTATTTAGAATCAAAACAAGTTTTGGCTTATGACTGTAGTATTATTGGATGTAGAGATGGCCGTTAAAATTTGTTTGTGAACTGAATGGtgtcattttctgacttcattgTGACTTCTTCGTGACAACACTTGTACATATGATGGGGATACATTTTCTGATCAATACCAGCTTTCTCTTTTTTGctttattagattagatttattagaaacatgtttttggaCCAGATTGTTTTTGACCatgatatttaataatattcCCACCAAGTTTGGTGGCAATTCATCCATGTGTGTTGTTACACGTGCAAACCTTTAGTAGACCATGCCCATTGTGTTAAGCATGACCTTAAGCGGAAAAGACATTTATCatacaaattatatataaaaatcaagtTCGGCTCATGAGGAGTCTTATTTTCCTACTTTTGATCCGAGcaaaatatccaataaaacGAAGAACAAATTAATTACTTGTTTTAAAATTTTGGTTTTCCATTCACGTACATTTTCGACAAGggacaatttggggttcagtatcttgcccaaggacatttcagaatgcagatggggaagactgatcAAACTGCCGAGctttaatatggtacctggaaaatcaggaggtagcacGGAATTTTTTTTCgaggcaagcgtgggaaccctgagATATCATTATAAAGAATAGCACTTGTCACTGGATCTAGGATTGAGCTACACCATTGCAATACTAAAGGAAATATATCAGTGAATGATTGGTTTGAGGAAATGGCGAAAATCTCCACCTGTGAAAGACTGTTACAACCTAGCCCTTCCTTTCGATTTGAGGTATGAGTTAACCCTACATCTACATGCATACATaggtattgtgtgtgtttatattttaatttattcatttaaccCTCGGTTTCTGCTGTAGAGCCTCAGTCCTTGTTCTCTCAGCTctaaatcaataaaaagaaaattataaaaggTTACAATACCGCTATTCCAAAAAGTGTCATACCGACAAAGCAAATTTGTGAAGTTTATGTTACTGAAAGGTGTCtgtatatttattatgtatACTACTTAACTGTATCTTCTCCAGATGTGTCTTCTAATGGACCTTTGTCTGGTGCCACCTTTCGTTTTGTTGTCTGCTCTAGCCTCCTGGACTATTGTTACATAATCATGTCTGTTCATTAGACCCTATTTGAAACAGCTTTCTGTTATAAATGTTGAGCTCTGATGACATCACTCACATTATTGGTCATTTTCTCAGATATAACAGAGCTTCTTCTGATGCCTCCATTCTTACCATCTGCACGACAATGCTCATCACTTGGTGAATGGAAACTGTTGACCTCATTTCAAAGTTCTCATGAATGGTTGCTGATTGTATTGATATTGGCACCTACTGCATGTGTGATTACAACAGTTAAAATTCGAATGTCAGTGAAATATTTCCTTTTTGATGTAGTAGCACCATTCAGATATCTCAGAAGTAGGCCATGGAAAACCCAGATAAAAAGCCTTCAACGCACGCTGTAGCTGTTTAATCTTTGCACAGTACTAGGTGGGTCTTTATTTACACGTTTCAAACTCCATCTTAAACCTCAGAAGACTTGTTTTTATTCCTGGTGAGAAGGGTAACAAAACAACTGTCCAGGCCACAGCAGCAGGTTAGCATTGGGCCAGTCAAATTATCTGCTGCTCTTAATTGGTCACATTTGTCACTTCCTATTGAATGCTGGCTTTGGTTTTCCAGTGATGTGATGGTGTCAACAGTTTTGATGGGATTCTATAAAGTTAAAATTTACCATCACCCATGTAAACGTACCTGAACTTTTAACAGAAATTAACCAGATGATGTAAATTTGACTTTGTTTTACAGACCGTTCTATTTAATTAATTGCGTTCATGAAAAATTATTGAAGACAGTACAGCTTTGACAAATTGTATTGTTTAAACATTATCAAACAgcaatttaaaaatgtaaacactcTGGTTTATTTTAGAAAACTGATTCCAACAAAGAATGGGCACAGATCAGTGGGCATTGATATAACACTTTcatcaagaaaaaaaacctaaacaaaaaaacacaagggtGGTTAAAACGACCTGTTTACAACACAGGAGCATATAGGGAATACAAAGACCACGTCAGGCCTTCCAGTGTGGCTCCAGGAAATTGGGGAAGCACTGGGGTCTTCTGGGACAGACCCTGGAGGTACCATCATAGAGTATTCTGACTGTTTTTATACCAACAGCATAAAACAGGATTCAGCACAAAACATACTGTGCTAAACATGTTAATCACAGACCTGTAATGCTTGATGGAAAATACCCTATGGCACATGAAATTGTTTGCTTGCAACACCTGAATCGGAAGTCTATCAgagtctctcctcctcactcagtCGTCTGCTCAGTTGGTCCAGAACCACGCTTATCTCCATGCTCTTGTTCAACTTCAGGTAGAAGTCCTTCCTGATTGGATGGAtagtcagccaatcagcagcaaCTTCTGCCAGCAGACGAATATGCTTCTCCATTTCACCTGttagagaggagcagcagcagccaatcagataaTTTTTTCAACAATTAATTTCCAACAACATTTGTATGAGCTACAGCTAAATCTCATATCCAACTCTACTGTTACCTCCTTTGTTTGAACCCACCTGTGCTGAGAGCTGACCTGTAGCTGGCCACCATCCTGTTACATGCCACTTCCATTATTAAAGCCGGTTTCTTCTCTGCAACGAAAACTGTCCGCAGAATCCTTGCCAGCTCCCTAAGCCGTGAAATCATCACCAGACGCTCCTCCTGAGAAGGGTTTCGGGTCATGGTCGCTTGGAGTTTCTGGGACTCCTTTGCTCGAATCTAAAAAGCACCCAAAAATAATTCAGACAAAGCAACAGTATGACAAACCACAATAAAGATTTCTGATATGTGGCCAAGGCTGATTCAACCATTCTAATAATACCCCTACAGCACAGCCAATTCCATCCCAgtagtaataaataaaaacctgatcCCCATGACAACTGGTCTACTCTTCCACCTACCCTGTCCAGCAGGGACTGAGACACTCCTTTCAGGGCAGTTGGGACCTTTGCTGCAGATGGAGCTTGAGTATGGGGGGCTGCTGGGTTTTGTGAAAGAGTGGGCTCTTTACTCTCTGCAGCTTTATCTTCGGTCTTtagcgagagagagaccagagccTTCTCCATCTAAACACAGGACAAGATAAGTTATTTTCTCCACCACTCAAAGAACCATAATAGGAAAAATAACAACTGTTGTCATATGTCAACTTAAAGTAGACAATACCTTGGGTGTGATGAGTGAGCGGGCCTTGTCCAGCACCTCCTGAGCTGTGGCTAGTTTCTCGGTATGAGGAGGCTGAGGCAGAGCGCTTGTTTGGATGGCTGGGACAGTGTCCACATTAAAGCGTGGGTGCCACCGGGTCAGTTTGTCTTCTGGGACAGACACTGGAGGTACCATCGAAGACAGGAACTCCTGCACACATCACAACATTTCCCCATGTGTCAGTGAGGACGGCCAACTTAGCCCTTACAACACAATTTTTACAACAAGACTTTGAGGAGCCTGAATGAAAGCTGTACTGGAGAAGCTGCTGACCTTGTGGTGCTGTTTGACAATGTCCACCAGATTCCAGTGGAAAGTGCGTCTTCTCTCCAGGAGACGAGAGGCTGACAGGACAGGACGCTCTCTATTTTGATCTGAGAaagacacacgcacaaataTATCAAAATTAACACGAGGGCAGTGGACACAATAAAGTTCACTAATGAAAAGGACCTGCATTTAAATATGAGCTATAacttcaaataaatgaaaaaagtgaACATAATATTGAGCAGGAGAAAGACTGAAAGCTGTGTCTAACCAGAGAGAACGACAGGCTCCACAGTGAGCTGGTAGCTGCTCTTCTTAATGCTGCTGTTGAAGGTTGGGATGTTCTTCTCTTGTCTGAATGTGTAGACTTCAGGAACGACCATCTTTATCTGACCAACGTGGCTCTCGTCAAACCTCCtaaagaagaaagacagaaggCAAACATCAGTTTCTGAGTTTAAACAGCAGTATTGCGGCGTGTGTGGCATGGCAACTGCATGGAAGACACTTAAGTGGAAAGACTTAATTTCCGATGTCAGCAGATTGTTTTATCAAGTTCTCAAAAATGGCTGAACAATGTAGTTTTTCTTCCCTGACAATTTCTAATTGCTCCAAAATCTCAGACATTTCCTTTGACAGACAACAGGACACAGAAACATCAGTGAAGTCAACGGGTTTTTCAGGTGAAGACCCCACCTCGGCAACAAAAGCTGTTGTTCCTTCGTAAATGTACATAGATTGTAAAATATCCCATTAAAAAATCCAAACCTCCTTTTTATTTGCATCATGTGAGTTGTGACTAAGTTCAATGATTTTAAGTTAACAGAAACACTCATTAAGTACAACAAGACCATTTCTTTATCCTCCACGTACTTGTGCATCATATCCTGAACTCCTTGTTTGACCTTCGCAAAGGTTGCCGTCTCACAGCGGTTGTGCAGCATGGCAACCACTGTGTCCATACTCCTGAACATCTCAGCCAGCACCTTGTATTGGTATGGCAGGGTGAGGCCTGGGGGGGCTGCCTCGGCAAGGGTGTGGTACCGCTGGAACGCTGGCTGCTCAGCTCTGGAGGACGAGAGGCAAAAACACTTTGGTCTCGGATCTCGATTTAGACATTAGAACGCAATATTAGAGAAGATGTAATGTGTCATCTGCACAATGAAAATTGGCCTTGTTTGAATGCTTTATCTTGCATGGTTGTATATGTGCTCACCTGTCCTGGGTTACTGTCTCCCTCTGCTtgctctcctctgcctctctctccccctttcttctCTGAGCTTTAACTGCAAGCGGTTTGACTCGTGTAACATTGAGCTTAATGGCCTTTGCATCAGAGATGGCGGGTGTGGAGGTTTTGGGGTCAGTGGGTTTCGTACAGCTGGGCGCCGGACCAGAGGAAGAGGCAACTGAAGCCGTTATGGTTATTTTCTCTGCATGTTTCTTGATCTTCTGAATGCGAGACTTGAGGGCAGCAATGTCTTCTTTACACAGAGCCTGGCAGAAAGAGGGTATTGACATGCTGATGAATCTATGACTGCAGGATAATCATCTAGATAATCTTTCTATTGTTGTCAATCAATCCCTTGTACATAGCCAAACCTGGAAGAAATGGATCTAATGTTCAATGTCTAAACAAATGTTCAAAAACAATTAGTAAGATGTCAATGTAGCGGTTTAGACACATTGGGCTGATCGATAgtatgaaaaaaaacagagtaACAAGCAACATGTCATTTGAACATGTCGCTTAAAATAGATAAGCTTCAAAATGTGAGGCAGTTGACATATTCCCAGCCTTTTTGGTGCATTGATATCTTGCTGCAGTAGAAAGAGATTAAGCAACACATACGTGATCTGACGTCAGTAGCTGAGtatttttctgtaatttaaAAGGCTCAGTAACAAGACTGGTGCATTTCCGTTTCTTGGCCTGGGTTAATGCTCCTAAGCTACTTGGAATAAGATCCTCTGCACTTTCTCCTGTGTGACCGCACATATCTGACTGAGAGCCCCCAGAGAGCAGACTCTGTCCGTCTGAACCCCtagtataaagtctgcagaaggttgggaggagctgatgtgagaacagagcaggagatcctctgcaggattcacaaCTGTTAACATGCTGCCACACCACCATTGACTGTTAGAGACAGCTGGCCATCTGCACGACTAATAGTGTGACAAcgataagatgaacagtttgCAGGATATGCATTCCACATATAGACAGATGTTAATGGATTTAGATGGTAGACGCATGTAGGTGGATACATGACGTATGCTCAAAAGCACTCTGCCCAGTTCAAGCTCACTTGGCTTTAAAGAGGATTGGACACAGCACTCAGCTATACTTGTATTTTCCCCTGTCACCCGGCGAAAGTCTCTAATATAATGATATAGCATAACCACAAAATGGTGCAACAACACTGCTTGGCTCTCCTATAGttccacaacacacactcatcagtccaaacaaacttgatgttacctTGCTGGTCTGTTCCCCAGTGTTCCCACCACTGACTGTGTGGTTCTCAGCACTGTGTCCTGACACAGGGGCTGCTGGAGACGAGGGCAGTGGGGTCACCTCACTGGTCCGGGGCTGAGCTGCCGTcttgaaatacacaacacacacaaaagtatgTAGAGCCGTTTGACAGATCTTCATTTATGTAGacatttaaattatgaataGTACAAATCATTGTATTGTACCTGTCCATAATGAATAAATCACTCACTGTGTAGGTTTGAAAACGAAGGTTTAGTAGGTGTACAGGTACCACGTAAAGACATCAAAACGTGTAACTTGTATCAACACTTTTAACCTTGAAATGCATTAGACATTACAGAGGGTGTGGGATAAGTGCTTTCTTTCTACTTCATATAAagtacacattcacacaagtaGGTGAACTGTGTGCTTCGGCTGCCATCTTCGTGTTAATTCAACAATAAAGACTTCAAAGAAACAGCTACGTGGGCTCAGACAAGGAGGAGAGTCACAGGCTGAATTGGTTTTACCTGTGGTGAGTCTTGAGGCAGAACCAACTTCTTCCTGGCCGTCCTCTTCTTGGTTCTCTCCGGTGCCGCAGACTCTCGGGCGGCCTCTTCTTGTCGTTTCTTCTTGGCCGTGCTGTGATCGGCGGTTGCAGTAAACACCGCAGCCCCGAGGTCAAACTCGGCGTCGGCCGAGGTCCGCTTCGGTGTCCGGGGACTGGAGGGGGGTCGCGCAGCGGCGTTGCTGCCGGCAGACTCCTCATCGTTCGACCCCGCTACCTCTTCGATAAGTCGGACAAACTCTTCGTGGACAGAGGACGAACAGAGTACAGCTTCTTTATTTTCCACCGACTTTGTGCGTTTGCTGGTCACGCCGGTGTTCAGAGCACAGGAGCCGCGGCTGCGAGGCTTGGCTGCATTCACCGGGCAAGCGGTGCCGCTCTTTCTCTGGGAGAAGAAGTCCGTGACCCGGGCCTGAGACATGCTGCCGCCGCTACAGGAACAATAACACACTGTGGAACTCTGCTCTCAATCCAACCTGGAGGGATTTAAATACCGAGCATCAACAACAGCTCAACAAAACCGGATATAGCCACACTCCACCGGAAAGAGAAACGAAGTTTCGCGCGAAATCCTATAAGCCACGCCTTTTCCGGGACTCATGTGAGCAACAGGGTGGGAAGTGTTGATGAAAGGATCAGTTATTTGTAGCATGTTAAACATCAGTAAACATCTGTCCTTGTGTTGGTTTGATTAGTTCTCATTGATTGACCTCGAATAGTGATAAAGatgatatataaaacatttatagatatatattcaAAAGCACACTATATCAGGTCCACTGTGGTTAGAAAAGAACTACAGTAAGCTGCTGGACATTTCATAAATGTTAAGTGAACAATGAATGCATAGTACATGCATCATTCCCACAGTATACTATGCATACTAACAATATGACAGGCTGACATCCAAAGGTGAATGTGAGGCAGGATGGACAGTGTAATAAATTAGCTATCTGTTGTTGAAAGGGAATCGTCTGTTCATTGTACACTGGCTAGGATGATTCAGCAACTTTGTTTACATCAGGCTTGAAAATTAGGGTATTTGCTTATCTTAAACACTGGGTCACAGCCCCTTCATACCCTCTGTTACCAGTCATCATGTGATTATAGAGAGCCCTATACTCTAAACTGGTTATTTTGAAGAATCACAGAATATTATAGAGAGAGTTGACTAACTCTAGCAAAGCATGACATTGTTCTAAAGCTGGGGCGGTGAAAACACGAAGGAAGGACGACAGCCTGGGCCCTGAAAGCACATTAGAAACTCTTCAATTCCGCCTTTGTAACTGAGAATATATGATCAATTGTTGATATGACATTTCACTTTTCAATTTCACTCAAAATCTTACAGAGTATTTAATCAGCTTTTTTTAGGGTAATTTAAAACTCAGTACAGAAGGAACATATTAGCTGTGCTACAATTTAACATGACAATTCAAATTAATTCTATCCTAGTCCAACTGCTTTAGGTTGAAAGTGAATGGCCCAAAATTAACATGATTAATCCTTTTTGACGATCCTCACCTTACGTCACAGGTTATGATCAATGGTTAAGCTCAGGAATACTGCAGGTATCTCTCCAGGGACAACAAGCTGTCAACAAgctattatattttttatattccttTCATTGCAACACACTCAGTTTTCTACTGTTGTGTCCTTGCCTGCGCCTTATTGACACATGCCTGGATTGATGTCGGAAAATAATGTGTCCCATGACAAAGGATATGAGCAGATTATCATACATTATTGATACACCCAGCCAACATTAGTTTGATCGTAGTGAGATAGATTTACTGGGACACATAATAACAAGTTCCTCATTAACTTAGAAATATGCCCATTCTAATCAGTACTCAATGATAATCATCACTTCATCTAACTCCCTCAGGTTTCCTCCTGCTCTGGAAGATTAGTAGTCGGggcaacagtgt
Proteins encoded in this window:
- the cdt1 gene encoding DNA replication factor Cdt1, encoding MSQARVTDFFSQRKSGTACPVNAAKPRSRGSCALNTGVTSKRTKSVENKEAVLCSSSVHEEFVRLIEEVAGSNDEESAGSNAAARPPSSPRTPKRTSADAEFDLGAAVFTATADHSTAKKKRQEEAARESAAPERTKKRTARKKLVLPQDSPQTAAQPRTSEVTPLPSSPAAPVSGHSAENHTVSGGNTGEQTSKALCKEDIAALKSRIQKIKKHAEKITITASVASSSGPAPSCTKPTDPKTSTPAISDAKAIKLNVTRVKPLAVKAQRRKGEREAEESKQRETVTQDRAEQPAFQRYHTLAEAAPPGLTLPYQYKVLAEMFRSMDTVVAMLHNRCETATFAKVKQGVQDMMHKRFDESHVGQIKMVVPEVYTFRQEKNIPTFNSSIKKSSYQLTVEPVVLSDQNRERPVLSASRLLERRRTFHWNLVDIVKQHHKEFLSSMVPPVSVPEDKLTRWHPRFNVDTVPAIQTSALPQPPHTEKLATAQEVLDKARSLITPKMEKALVSLSLKTEDKAAESKEPTLSQNPAAPHTQAPSAAKVPTALKGVSQSLLDRIRAKESQKLQATMTRNPSQEERLVMISRLRELARILRTVFVAEKKPALIMEVACNRMVASYRSALSTGEMEKHIRLLAEVAADWLTIHPIRKDFYLKLNKSMEISVVLDQLSRRLSEEERL